In Longimicrobium sp., a genomic segment contains:
- a CDS encoding O-acetylhomoserine aminocarboxypropyltransferase/cysteine synthase family protein has product MSTIIDSSERRLGLGTLAVRSAQETADPATNARAVPIYATTSYVFNGPEHAASLFGLREFGNIYTRLMNPTSDVFERRIAELEGGVAAVATSSGQAAQTLALLNLAQAGDSIVASSRLYGGTFTLLKYTLGRLGITTRFVDSSDPADFAAQIDETTKAVYVETIGNPKLDVPDFRGLADVAHAHGVPLVVDNTFGTPFLVRPIEHGADVVLHSATKWIGGHGTAIGGVVVDGGTFDWAASERFRGQYVDPEPAYHGLSFASTFGNLAFAIRLRVLLLRDVGASASPFNTFLFLQGLETLHLRIQRHSENALAIARFLEGHPAVTWVSYPGLASHPSHETARRYLRGGFGGVLTFGVLGGDAAAKRVIAESKLFSLVANVGDAKSLIIHPWSTTHEQLADEERVAAGVTPDLVRLSVGIEDVDDLVDDLDRALRTAVGL; this is encoded by the coding sequence ATGAGCACGATCATCGATTCAAGCGAGCGCAGGCTGGGGCTGGGCACGCTGGCCGTCCGCAGCGCGCAGGAGACGGCGGACCCCGCGACCAACGCCCGCGCGGTGCCGATCTACGCCACCACCAGCTACGTGTTCAACGGCCCCGAGCACGCCGCCAGCCTCTTCGGGCTGCGCGAGTTCGGCAACATCTACACGCGGCTGATGAACCCGACGAGCGACGTGTTCGAGCGCCGCATCGCCGAGCTGGAGGGCGGGGTCGCCGCCGTCGCCACCAGCAGCGGGCAGGCGGCGCAGACGCTGGCGCTGCTGAACCTGGCGCAGGCGGGAGATTCCATCGTCGCCTCGTCGCGCCTGTACGGCGGCACCTTTACCCTGCTGAAGTACACGCTCGGCCGGCTGGGCATCACCACGCGCTTCGTCGACTCGTCCGATCCCGCGGACTTCGCGGCGCAGATCGACGAGACGACGAAGGCCGTCTACGTGGAGACGATCGGCAACCCCAAGCTCGACGTCCCCGACTTCCGCGGGCTGGCGGACGTGGCGCACGCGCATGGCGTTCCGCTGGTGGTCGACAACACCTTCGGCACGCCCTTCCTCGTCCGCCCCATCGAGCATGGCGCGGACGTCGTCCTCCACTCCGCGACCAAGTGGATCGGCGGGCACGGGACGGCAATCGGCGGAGTCGTCGTCGACGGCGGCACCTTCGACTGGGCGGCCAGCGAGCGCTTCCGCGGGCAGTACGTCGATCCCGAGCCGGCGTACCACGGGCTGTCGTTCGCGTCCACGTTCGGCAACCTGGCGTTCGCCATCCGGCTGCGCGTGCTGCTGCTGCGCGACGTGGGCGCGTCCGCATCTCCCTTCAACACCTTCCTCTTCCTGCAGGGGCTGGAGACACTCCATCTCCGCATCCAGCGCCACAGCGAGAACGCGCTCGCCATCGCCCGCTTCCTCGAAGGCCATCCGGCGGTGACGTGGGTGAGCTATCCGGGCCTCGCATCCCACCCCAGCCACGAGACGGCGCGGCGCTACCTGCGCGGCGGCTTCGGCGGCGTGCTCACCTTCGGCGTGCTCGGCGGCGACGCGGCGGCCAAGCGCGTGATCGCGGAGTCGAAGCTCTTCTCCCTCGTGGCCAACGTGGGCGACGCGAAGAGCCTGATCATCCACCCGTGGAGCACCACGCACGAGCAGCTGGCCGACGAGGAGCGCGTGGCCGCGGGCGTCACCCCCGACCTGGTGCGGCTGTCGGTGGGGATCGAGGACGTGGACGACCTGGTCGACGACCTCGACCGGGCGCTGCGAACGGCGGTGGGATTGTGA
- a CDS encoding BlaI/MecI/CopY family transcriptional regulator, with protein sequence MPEIDLAGLSRRERQIMEIVYRRGKVTAAEVLDELPDPPTYSAVRAALRLLEEKGRLAHEMDGKRYVYLPTTPRSRARTTALKDVVRNFFGGSTEQVVNALLEEQKPTAAELERLAALIARARADEEEAA encoded by the coding sequence ATGCCCGAGATCGACCTGGCAGGGCTCAGCCGCCGCGAGCGCCAGATCATGGAGATCGTGTACCGCCGCGGAAAGGTGACCGCCGCCGAGGTGCTCGACGAGCTTCCCGATCCCCCCACCTACTCGGCGGTGCGCGCCGCGCTGCGCCTGCTGGAGGAGAAGGGGCGGCTGGCGCACGAGATGGACGGCAAGCGCTACGTCTACCTGCCCACCACGCCGCGCAGCCGCGCCCGCACCACCGCGCTGAAGGACGTGGTGCGCAACTTCTTCGGCGGCAGCACCGAGCAGGTGGTGAACGCGCTGCTCGAGGAGCAGAAGCCCACGGCCGCCGAGCTCGAGCGGCTGGCCGCGCTGATCGCCCGGGCCCGCGCCGACGAGGAGGAGGCCGCATGA
- a CDS encoding helix-turn-helix domain-containing protein, with the protein MQYRTARSGASPNLPAAAEIRIPHEGKSLEEIEREAAAVTLQLTGGNRSAAARLLGISRPTLARILRREPRAANGA; encoded by the coding sequence GTGCAGTACCGCACCGCGCGCTCGGGCGCGTCGCCCAACCTTCCCGCGGCGGCGGAGATCCGCATCCCGCACGAGGGGAAGAGCCTGGAGGAGATCGAGCGCGAGGCCGCCGCGGTGACCCTGCAGCTCACCGGCGGCAACCGCAGCGCGGCGGCCCGGCTCCTCGGCATCTCCCGCCCCACGCTGGCCCGCATCCTCCGCCGCGAGCCGCGGGCGGCCAACGGCGCGTAA
- a CDS encoding acyl-CoA dehydrogenase family protein, which produces MSFTQTPPTLGNQWDEDLALRSLLARVLPGDVLAEVEPSLREMGRLSAELYPAQLADLPNEPRLVQWDAWGNRVDRIELTPLWRTAERIAAEHGVVAVAYERAHGRFSRVHQFALAYLFTPSTDIYSCPLAMTDGAARALIAAENDELVRRAVPRLTSRDPETFWTSGQWMTETPGGSDVGNTETVARRGDDGGWRLYGRKWFTSAATSQMALTLARPEGNPPGGRGLALFYLETRGEDGRLNGIRIDRLKDKLGTRKLPTAELTLDGAVAVPVRGLDGGVRSIAPMLNVTRTWNAVSAAALMRRGVALARAYAPLRRAFGAPLAGLPLHVDTLAGAQAELEGALHLTFRVVELLGRAEAGELDDAGRALLRILTPIAKLTTARQSVAVASEIVESFGGAGYVEDTGLPTLLRDSQVLTIWEGTTNVLSLDTLRALQDAGGLDPLVAEVARCASEVRDPSLGAPTRAALRSLERAAEWLRAATRAGEPAVQAGARRFAMTLGRAVETALLAHHAQWSLDRGDLRPAAAARRLAANGLDLIAAVDADDSRLLLDARVPEPQDVPAAEPEPSGEAR; this is translated from the coding sequence ATGTCTTTCACGCAGACGCCGCCGACGCTCGGCAACCAGTGGGACGAAGACCTCGCGCTGCGGTCGCTGCTCGCGCGCGTGCTGCCGGGCGACGTCCTGGCCGAGGTCGAGCCGTCGCTGCGGGAGATGGGGCGGCTGTCGGCGGAGCTGTATCCCGCGCAGCTGGCCGACTTGCCGAACGAGCCGCGGCTGGTGCAGTGGGACGCGTGGGGGAACCGCGTCGACCGCATCGAGCTGACGCCGCTCTGGCGCACGGCGGAGCGCATCGCGGCGGAGCACGGCGTCGTCGCCGTGGCGTACGAGCGCGCGCACGGCCGCTTCTCGCGCGTGCACCAGTTCGCGCTGGCGTACCTCTTCACCCCGTCCACCGACATCTACTCCTGCCCGCTGGCGATGACGGACGGCGCCGCCCGCGCGCTGATCGCCGCGGAGAACGACGAGCTGGTGCGCCGCGCGGTTCCGCGCCTGACCTCGCGCGACCCGGAGACGTTCTGGACCAGCGGGCAGTGGATGACGGAGACGCCCGGCGGCTCCGACGTCGGCAACACGGAGACGGTGGCGCGGCGGGGAGATGACGGCGGATGGCGCCTCTACGGGCGGAAGTGGTTCACCTCCGCCGCCACGTCGCAGATGGCGCTGACGCTCGCGCGGCCGGAGGGGAATCCGCCCGGCGGCCGCGGGCTGGCGCTCTTCTACCTGGAGACGCGCGGGGAGGATGGGCGGCTGAACGGGATCCGCATCGACCGGCTGAAGGACAAGCTGGGGACGCGCAAGCTGCCCACCGCCGAGCTGACACTGGACGGCGCGGTCGCCGTTCCCGTGCGCGGGCTGGACGGCGGCGTGCGCAGCATCGCGCCGATGCTGAACGTGACGCGCACCTGGAACGCGGTGAGCGCCGCCGCCCTGATGCGCCGCGGCGTGGCCCTCGCGCGGGCGTACGCGCCGCTGCGGCGGGCGTTCGGCGCGCCGCTGGCCGGGCTGCCGCTGCACGTGGACACCCTCGCCGGCGCGCAGGCGGAGCTCGAGGGCGCGCTGCACCTGACCTTCCGCGTGGTCGAGCTCCTCGGCCGCGCCGAGGCCGGCGAGCTGGACGACGCCGGCCGCGCGCTTCTCCGCATCCTCACCCCCATCGCCAAGCTGACCACGGCGCGGCAGTCGGTGGCCGTCGCCAGTGAGATCGTGGAGTCGTTCGGCGGCGCGGGATACGTGGAGGACACCGGCCTGCCCACGCTGCTGCGCGACAGCCAGGTGCTGACGATCTGGGAGGGGACGACGAACGTGCTCTCCCTCGACACCCTGCGCGCGCTGCAGGACGCGGGCGGTCTGGACCCGCTCGTCGCCGAGGTGGCGCGGTGCGCGTCGGAGGTGCGCGACCCCTCGCTCGGCGCGCCGACGCGCGCGGCGCTGCGGTCCCTCGAGCGCGCGGCGGAGTGGCTGCGCGCCGCCACCCGCGCGGGCGAGCCGGCGGTGCAGGCGGGTGCGCGACGCTTCGCGATGACGCTGGGGCGTGCGGTGGAGACGGCTCTGCTCGCGCATCACGCTCAGTGGTCGCTCGATCGCGGCGATCTGCGCCCCGCCGCCGCCGCGCGCCGCCTGGCCGCGAACGGGCTCGATCTCATCGCCGCGGTGGACGCGGACGATTCGCGGCTACTGCTGGACGCGCGCGTGCCCGAGCCGCAGGACGTTCCTGCCGCGGAGCCGGAGCCATCCGGGGAGGCGAGGTGA
- a CDS encoding dihydrofolate reductase family protein: MRPLRYSINVTLDGCCDHRGIIPDEELHRHAAGIIARADALLFGRVTYEMMEAAWRGPAPAGARPDWMEPFARTIDAAKKYVVSSTLDRVDWNAELVRGDLETAVRRLKSEPGRGVYVGGVTLPRALAELGLIDEYELIVHPRLAGHGPTLFAGLSKPIDLTLVGRLELASGAVAMRYEPRRQPSPG, from the coding sequence ATGCGCCCGCTTCGATATTCCATCAACGTCACCCTGGACGGGTGCTGCGATCATCGCGGGATCATCCCGGACGAGGAGCTTCACCGTCACGCGGCCGGGATCATCGCCCGGGCCGACGCCCTCCTCTTCGGCCGGGTGACGTACGAGATGATGGAGGCCGCGTGGCGGGGGCCGGCGCCCGCGGGAGCGAGGCCCGACTGGATGGAACCCTTCGCCCGGACGATCGACGCGGCGAAGAAGTACGTCGTGTCGAGCACGCTGGACCGGGTCGACTGGAACGCGGAGCTCGTGCGCGGAGACCTGGAGACGGCCGTCCGGCGGCTCAAGAGCGAGCCGGGCAGGGGAGTGTACGTGGGAGGCGTGACCCTCCCGCGGGCGCTGGCGGAGCTGGGATTGATCGACGAGTACGAGCTCATCGTGCATCCCAGGCTGGCCGGCCATGGGCCCACGTTGTTCGCGGGGCTCTCGAAGCCGATCGACCTGACGCTCGTGGGCCGGCTGGAGCTCGCCTCGGGGGCGGTGGCGATGCGGTACGAGCCGAGAAGGCAGCCATCGCCGGGATGA
- a CDS encoding TonB-dependent receptor plug domain-containing protein, with translation MRTASRPFLLLLAALLWYPARSAAAQGSAVVFTVFAAETQAPLPGAQVSVDGRGRGVADAQGVVRVEGLSPGRHGASVTLMGRIPRGVRIDLTAGEEREVMVVMEALSVTLAPLTAAARARSRDWRIEDFYRRAQNSSTGRFITRAKIEEQNAIRFTDLFYGVPGVRVQPGPDGNTVRSTRALSMSQGGDCPPRFFVDGFPYTLSGPVDVEFGVTEIEGVEMYFGNVPAQWGGSSAMCGVILVWTRTSAAPATRS, from the coding sequence ATGAGAACCGCGTCCCGCCCGTTCCTTCTCCTCCTCGCCGCCCTCCTCTGGTACCCCGCGCGTTCCGCGGCGGCGCAGGGGAGCGCCGTCGTCTTCACCGTTTTCGCGGCGGAGACGCAGGCGCCGCTGCCGGGCGCGCAGGTGTCGGTGGACGGGCGGGGGCGCGGCGTGGCAGACGCGCAGGGCGTCGTCCGCGTCGAAGGCCTCTCCCCCGGCCGCCACGGGGCCAGCGTGACGCTGATGGGCCGGATTCCGCGCGGCGTGCGGATCGACCTCACAGCGGGCGAGGAGCGCGAGGTGATGGTGGTGATGGAGGCGCTCTCCGTGACGCTCGCGCCGCTGACCGCCGCCGCGCGCGCCCGCTCGCGCGACTGGCGCATCGAGGACTTCTACCGGCGCGCACAGAACTCCAGCACGGGCCGCTTCATCACCCGCGCGAAGATCGAGGAGCAGAACGCAATCCGCTTCACCGACCTGTTCTACGGGGTGCCGGGCGTGCGCGTGCAGCCGGGGCCCGACGGCAACACCGTCCGCTCCACGCGCGCGCTGTCGATGAGCCAGGGCGGCGACTGCCCGCCGCGCTTCTTCGTGGACGGCTTCCCCTACACGCTGAGCGGGCCGGTGGACGTGGAGTTCGGGGTGACGGAGATCGAGGGGGTGGAGATGTACTTCGGCAACGTCCCCGCGCAGTGGGGTGGATCGAGCGCGATGTGCGGGGTGATCCTGGTATGGACGCGCACCTCCGCGGCGCCGGCGACGCGAAGCTGA
- the metK gene encoding methionine adenosyltransferase gives MSTVLDPTRAPATVAYTFTSESVSEGHPDKVCDTIADSILDAHLAADPASRVACEVLCKENHVVLAGEITSNHGVHYEELVREVVREIGYVDADQVFRPDNLNIHLFLSRQAAEIAQGVDADTSLSGEQGAGDQGIMFGYATDETPELMPLPILLAHKLARSLADHRRKGSAAWLRPDAKTQVSVRYEGGVPVAITDVLVSTQHAADADRETIRHFIALNVVPEALGQWYHDDINLMVNPTGSFVQGGPSADAGVTGRKIIVDSYGGMGRHGGGAFSGKDPSKVDRSGAYFCRFVARQVVKAGLAKRAEVQVAYAIGVAQPVSVKVDTFGTGDERAAAEFVKQNFDFRPGAIVERLDLLRPIYRLTTNYGHFGKPELPWEQ, from the coding sequence ATGAGCACCGTCCTCGACCCCACCCGCGCCCCGGCCACGGTGGCGTACACCTTCACCAGCGAGTCCGTCAGCGAGGGCCACCCCGACAAGGTGTGCGACACCATCGCCGACTCCATCCTCGACGCGCACCTGGCCGCCGACCCCGCGAGCCGCGTCGCCTGCGAGGTGCTGTGCAAGGAGAACCACGTGGTGCTGGCCGGCGAGATCACCTCGAACCACGGCGTGCACTACGAGGAGTTGGTGCGCGAGGTGGTGCGCGAGATCGGGTACGTGGACGCGGACCAGGTGTTCCGCCCCGACAACCTGAACATCCACCTCTTCCTGTCGCGCCAGGCGGCCGAGATCGCGCAGGGGGTGGACGCCGACACCAGTCTCTCCGGCGAGCAGGGCGCGGGCGACCAGGGGATCATGTTCGGCTACGCGACCGACGAGACGCCCGAGCTGATGCCGCTGCCGATCCTCCTGGCGCACAAGCTGGCGCGCTCGCTGGCCGACCACCGCCGCAAGGGCTCGGCGGCCTGGCTGCGGCCGGATGCCAAGACGCAGGTGTCCGTGCGCTACGAGGGCGGGGTGCCGGTGGCCATCACCGACGTGCTGGTGAGCACACAGCACGCGGCCGACGCCGACCGCGAGACCATCCGCCACTTCATCGCGCTGAACGTGGTGCCCGAGGCGCTGGGGCAGTGGTACCACGACGACATCAACCTGATGGTGAACCCCACCGGCAGCTTCGTGCAGGGCGGCCCGTCGGCCGACGCGGGGGTCACCGGGCGCAAGATCATCGTCGACAGCTACGGCGGGATGGGGCGCCACGGCGGCGGCGCGTTCAGCGGCAAGGATCCGAGCAAGGTGGACCGCTCGGGCGCGTACTTCTGCCGCTTCGTGGCCCGCCAGGTGGTGAAGGCGGGGCTGGCGAAGCGCGCCGAGGTGCAGGTGGCGTACGCGATCGGCGTGGCGCAGCCGGTGTCGGTGAAGGTGGACACCTTCGGCACGGGCGACGAGCGCGCGGCGGCGGAGTTCGTGAAGCAGAACTTCGACTTCCGCCCGGGCGCCATCGTGGAGCGGCTGGACCTGCTGCGCCCGATCTACCGCCTGACCACGAACTACGGCCACTTCGGCAAGCCGGAGCTGCCCTGGGAGCAGTAG
- the metX gene encoding homoserine O-acetyltransferase — protein sequence MSARERRLHHTGRFELDGGDVLDGVVQAYRLDGELNEARDNLVIVFHSLTGSPDDAGGWWGTVVGPGKTVDTERYAVLSTNLLGSCYGTTGPREVRPFPAVTPGDQARLVQLLVDELGVRSVALATGGSLGGMVAMEWAARNPTLARSVVVFAAPAAHTAYAIAWNHVQRAAIEAAGQRGLEIARMVGMMTYRTAAEQAERFGRARDGDGSWSIASYLDHHGRKLLDRFDVDSYVALTQAMDAHDVGRGRGGVARALRRIEGRLVGVGIPGDLLYAPEDVRAWVDAAGAEYREIVSTRGHDAFLLEPEQVAEILGEALEAGESRASGWDGANEFTATTARSRFATDASYPLARAAIGGGR from the coding sequence GTGAGCGCGCGCGAACGCCGCCTGCACCACACCGGCCGCTTCGAGCTCGACGGCGGGGACGTGCTCGACGGCGTGGTGCAGGCGTACCGTCTGGACGGCGAGCTGAACGAGGCGCGCGACAACCTCGTCATCGTCTTCCACTCGCTCACCGGCTCGCCGGACGACGCGGGCGGGTGGTGGGGAACGGTGGTGGGGCCGGGGAAGACGGTGGACACGGAGCGCTACGCCGTCCTCTCCACCAACCTGCTCGGCTCGTGCTACGGGACGACTGGCCCGCGCGAGGTCCGTCCGTTCCCCGCCGTCACCCCGGGCGACCAGGCGCGGCTGGTCCAGCTGCTGGTCGACGAGCTCGGCGTCCGCTCCGTCGCCCTGGCCACCGGCGGCTCGCTGGGCGGGATGGTGGCGATGGAGTGGGCGGCGCGGAACCCGACGCTGGCGCGCTCCGTCGTCGTCTTCGCGGCGCCGGCGGCGCACACGGCGTACGCCATCGCGTGGAACCACGTGCAGCGCGCGGCGATCGAGGCGGCCGGCCAGCGCGGGCTGGAGATCGCGCGGATGGTGGGGATGATGACGTACCGCACCGCGGCCGAGCAGGCGGAGCGCTTCGGCCGCGCGCGCGATGGAGATGGGAGCTGGTCGATCGCGTCGTATCTCGACCACCACGGGCGCAAGCTGCTGGACCGCTTCGACGTGGACAGCTACGTGGCGCTGACGCAGGCGATGGACGCGCACGACGTCGGGCGCGGGCGGGGCGGCGTCGCGAGGGCGCTGAGGCGGATCGAGGGGCGGCTGGTCGGCGTCGGCATCCCCGGCGACCTGCTGTACGCGCCGGAGGACGTGCGCGCCTGGGTGGACGCGGCGGGCGCGGAGTACCGGGAGATCGTCTCCACGCGCGGCCACGACGCCTTCCTGCTGGAGCCGGAGCAGGTGGCGGAGATCCTGGGCGAGGCGCTGGAGGCGGGGGAGTCCCGTGCCTCGGGTTGGGACGGGGCGAATGAATTCACGGCAACAACAGCACGAAGTCGCTTCGCGACTGACGCCAGCTATCCGCTCGCAAGGGCGGCTATTGGAGGTGGGAGATGA
- a CDS encoding ATP-binding protein, with protein METVFVGRERELAALGAEFDSAKPSLVVIFGRRRVGKSTLLQKALEGRRHVYFQATRVTDADSQALLRNAIAQALGPDPLLAAVSGWEGIFAYLVSRVGSDAEGGLVVALDEFPYLCEDNKALPSILQKVWDEVRRSGVPLKLVLCGSAVAFMEDLLAERNPLHGRQSRDLEVGPLPYREAAKMLPGWGAEEALRGFGVFGGMPYYLSLCDPAEDLAANVHRLVLDDGAPLRDEPMHLLQAELQSPARYASILRAVADGLTERGDIVNRVMHKGEQSSSITPYIDRLERMRLLRRMWSMDVQAPEKSRNTRYFLDDPFLSFHFRFVLPNLSALQSGHADAVWKLRIEPYMDDYMGLRFEEICRTWVALYGQEKLGVPAGPVGKIWSSDYDVDVAGELLDGRRVAGECKWWKKPAGINVLADLRSEAAKNRYYAGSDPVHLVFARNGFTPELAAIVQRESDVLLLGLADLLESRTT; from the coding sequence ATGGAAACGGTATTCGTTGGCCGGGAACGAGAGCTCGCCGCGCTCGGCGCCGAGTTCGACAGCGCGAAGCCTTCGCTGGTAGTGATCTTCGGCCGCCGGCGCGTGGGCAAGTCGACGCTGCTCCAGAAGGCGCTGGAGGGGCGCAGGCACGTGTACTTCCAGGCCACGCGCGTGACCGATGCGGACTCGCAGGCGCTGCTGAGGAACGCGATCGCACAGGCGCTCGGGCCCGATCCGCTGCTGGCCGCGGTCTCCGGCTGGGAGGGCATCTTCGCGTACCTCGTCTCGCGCGTGGGATCCGACGCGGAGGGCGGCCTGGTGGTGGCGCTCGACGAGTTCCCCTACCTGTGCGAGGACAACAAGGCGCTCCCCTCCATCCTCCAGAAGGTCTGGGACGAGGTACGGCGGAGCGGCGTGCCGCTGAAGCTGGTGCTGTGCGGATCGGCGGTGGCGTTCATGGAAGACCTGCTCGCGGAGCGCAACCCGCTGCACGGCCGGCAGTCCCGCGACCTGGAGGTGGGGCCGCTCCCCTACCGCGAGGCCGCGAAGATGCTGCCGGGCTGGGGTGCGGAGGAAGCGTTGCGCGGGTTCGGCGTGTTCGGCGGGATGCCGTACTACCTGTCGCTCTGCGACCCCGCGGAGGACCTCGCGGCGAACGTCCACCGGCTGGTGCTGGACGACGGCGCCCCGCTGCGCGACGAGCCGATGCACCTGCTGCAGGCCGAGCTGCAGTCGCCGGCGCGCTACGCCAGCATCCTGCGCGCCGTGGCCGACGGCCTGACCGAGCGCGGAGACATCGTCAACCGGGTGATGCACAAGGGCGAGCAGAGCTCCAGCATCACCCCCTACATCGACCGGCTGGAGCGGATGCGGCTGCTGCGGCGGATGTGGTCGATGGACGTGCAGGCGCCGGAGAAGAGCCGCAACACCCGGTATTTCCTGGACGACCCCTTTCTCAGCTTCCACTTCCGCTTCGTGCTGCCGAACCTGTCGGCGCTGCAGTCGGGACACGCGGACGCGGTGTGGAAGCTCAGGATCGAGCCGTACATGGACGACTACATGGGGCTGCGGTTCGAGGAGATCTGCAGGACGTGGGTGGCGCTGTACGGCCAGGAGAAGCTCGGCGTTCCCGCTGGCCCGGTGGGCAAGATCTGGTCGTCCGACTACGACGTGGACGTGGCCGGCGAGCTGCTGGACGGGCGCCGCGTGGCCGGCGAATGCAAGTGGTGGAAGAAGCCCGCGGGCATCAACGTTCTCGCGGACCTCCGGAGCGAGGCGGCGAAGAACCGTTACTACGCCGGGTCAGATCCTGTGCACCTCGTCTTCGCGCGCAATGGGTTCACCCCTGAGCTCGCGGCCATCGTTCAGCGCGAGTCGGACGTCCTGCTGCTGGGTCTCGCAGACCTGCTGGAGAGCAGAACAACGTAA
- a CDS encoding homoserine dehydrogenase produces MSIVEPIAVVPRIVRPPRVVRIALAGCGVVGGELVRLLAHGADEIRTRHRLRFDLASVLVKHPDRPRPDELDRRALTTDVDAFLATDAEVFVEAIGGIEPALRIARTVLGAGRRLVTANKALLAAHGPELAALARRTGGRLDFESAVGGGIPIVRALRDSLGLTGISAIRGVLNGTTNYILTRLGEGWRYADALADAQARGFAEANPARDLSGEDAADKLRILAWLAFGIAPGGLVVRRRGITPDPERLAADAALLGGIPRLVAEVVDTGDGIAAAVEPVIVPAASELGRTRDEENAIVIESRWNGRVRLAGPGAGGAPTASALLGDVLRSAARAGRPHAAPRAPIEDARQHAWVVSIARDDRAEITLDRTLHRARITASDVVADGDRLVAVTQPIPWRRVDLAARVLESARLAPVISRCEVRV; encoded by the coding sequence ATGAGCATCGTGGAACCTATCGCGGTGGTGCCGCGGATCGTCCGGCCGCCTCGCGTGGTGCGGATCGCGCTGGCGGGGTGCGGCGTCGTGGGCGGCGAGTTGGTGCGGCTGCTCGCCCACGGCGCGGACGAGATCCGCACGCGGCACCGCCTGCGCTTCGACCTGGCCTCCGTGCTGGTCAAGCATCCCGATCGTCCCCGCCCGGACGAGCTCGACCGGCGCGCGCTGACGACGGACGTGGACGCCTTCCTCGCCACCGACGCCGAGGTGTTCGTCGAGGCGATCGGGGGGATCGAGCCGGCGCTCCGCATCGCGCGGACGGTGCTGGGCGCGGGGCGGCGGCTGGTGACGGCCAACAAGGCACTGCTGGCGGCGCACGGGCCGGAGCTGGCGGCGCTGGCGCGGCGCACGGGCGGGCGGCTGGACTTCGAGAGCGCGGTCGGTGGCGGCATCCCCATCGTCCGCGCGCTCCGCGACTCGCTGGGACTCACCGGGATCTCGGCGATCCGTGGGGTGCTGAACGGCACGACCAACTACATCCTCACCCGTCTCGGCGAGGGGTGGCGCTACGCCGACGCGCTGGCGGACGCGCAGGCGCGCGGCTTCGCCGAGGCCAACCCCGCTCGCGACCTCTCCGGCGAGGACGCGGCGGACAAGCTGCGCATCCTGGCGTGGCTGGCGTTCGGCATCGCGCCGGGCGGGCTGGTGGTGCGCCGCCGCGGCATCACCCCCGATCCCGAGCGGCTGGCGGCGGATGCGGCGCTGCTGGGCGGCATCCCCCGGCTCGTCGCGGAGGTGGTGGACACGGGCGATGGGATCGCCGCCGCGGTGGAGCCCGTGATCGTCCCCGCCGCGTCGGAGCTGGGCCGCACGCGCGACGAAGAGAACGCGATCGTGATCGAGAGCCGGTGGAACGGCCGCGTGCGACTGGCCGGCCCCGGCGCGGGCGGCGCCCCCACCGCCAGCGCCCTCCTCGGCGACGTGCTCCGCTCCGCCGCCCGCGCGGGCCGCCCGCACGCCGCACCGCGCGCGCCCATAGAGGATGCGCGCCAGCACGCCTGGGTCGTCAGTATCGCCCGCGACGACCGCGCGGAGATCACGCTCGACCGAACGCTGCACCGCGCCCGCATCACCGCGTCGGACGTCGTGGCCGACGGCGACCGGCTCGTCGCCGTCACCCAGCCTATCCCTTGGCGCCGCGTGGACCTGGCCGCCCGCGTGCTGGAGTCGGCGCGGCTCGCGCCTGTCATCTCCCGCTGCGAGGTGCGGGTGTGA